A region from the Lytechinus variegatus isolate NC3 chromosome 6, Lvar_3.0, whole genome shotgun sequence genome encodes:
- the LOC121417535 gene encoding protein adenylyltransferase FICD-like, which yields MEKGDNRSRNDTVLTINISSSVFSALLFLLGGVVSAILVSNLGIFLPTRKSISGTGTTELSTLPNTEVQKFDYGLRNWPVSASQKSSVSPDVAGEVQAAVNQALDAQSIGRKEKAHKLFQHALALDPSHADTLNAYGEFIEEEDIIKANHFYSCALISNDSHSKALMNRERTSAAVAEIDKRMFAKVDEKREQLGLQIPDNNGALQRAQEEFYYLQIYHTTAIEGNTLSLEQMRSIMETGLAVGGKSVMEHNEVLGLNLALQFINNTLMHRFGKITVDDILQIHKRVLGHVDPLGAGSLRTTQVFVGGYIPPPSVEINDLMDDFVEWMNSEEALSLHPVEFAALAHYKFVYIHPFMDGNGRTSRLLMNLILLRTGYPPVIVKLSQRQQYYETIKQANAGDIRPFIRFICNCLDDMLDAYLWLTSDSPNSLPEIEEGKRLVTDL from the exons ATGGAAAAGGGGGACAACAGATCGCGAAATGACACTGTTCTGACGATCAACATTTCATCAAGCGTATTTAGTGCCTTGTTATTTTTATTGGGTGGAGTGGTGAGCGCGATACTCGTCTCAAACCTTGGAATATTTTTACCCACGCGAAAGTCAATTAGTGGGACCGGCACAACCGAATTGTCAACACTCCCAAACACTGAAGTTCAAAAGTTTGATTATGGCCTGCGAAATTGGCCAGTATCTGCATCGCAGAAGTCATCTGTTTCGCCAG ATGTTGCTGGTGAGGTCCAGGCTGCCGTCAATCAAGCCTTAGATGCACAATCTATTGGAAGGAAAGAGAAAGCTCATAAACTCTTCCAACATGCCTTGGCATTAGATCCATCACATGCAGATACACTCAATGCTTATGGAGAATTCATTGAAGAAGAAGATATCATCAAAGCAAATCATTTCTACTCCTGTGCTCTCATCTCAAATGATTCTCATTCTAAAGCTCTTATGAATCG AGAAAGAACATCGGCAGCAGTGGCTGAGATTGATAAGAGAATGTTTGCTAAGGTTGATGAGAAGAGAGAACAACTAGGTCTCCAGATCCCTGACAATAATGGTGCTCTTCAAAGAGCTCAAGAAGAGTTCTACTATCTTCAGATCTATCACACTACTGCTATAGAAGGCAACACCCTTTCATTGGAACAGATGAGGTCTATTATGGAGACTGGGTTAGCTGTTGGTGGGAAGAGCGTTATGGAACACAATGAGGTACTTGGTCTAAACCTTGCACTACAGTTTATAAACAACACTCTCATGCATCGCTTTGGGAAGATCACCGTTGATGACATCCTTCAAATACACAAACGCGTTCTTGGTCACGTTGACCCCTTAGGGGCAGGGAGTCTACGCACCACACAGGTGTTTGTTGGAGGTTATATCCCACCCCCTTCGGTTGAGATCAATGACCTAATGGATGATTTTGTTGAGTGGATGAATTCAGAGGAAGCATTGTCTCTACATCCTGTGGAATTTGCTGCATTAGCacattataaatttgtttaCATTCATCCTTTTATGGATGGTAATGGAAGGACGTCACGTCTCTTAATGAATCTAATCCTGCTACGAACTGGTTATCCACCAGTTATTGTTAAGCTATCTCAGAGACAGCAATATTATGAAACCATAAAACAAGCTAATGCTGGTGATATCAGACCATTTATTAGGTTTATATGTAATTGCCTTGATGATATGTTGGATGCTTATCTATGGTTAACTTCAGACTCTCCAAATAGCCTTCCAGAAATAGAAGAAGGGAAACGGTTGGTCACTGATTTGTGA